In Daucus carota subsp. sativus chromosome 4, DH1 v3.0, whole genome shotgun sequence, one DNA window encodes the following:
- the LOC108217531 gene encoding retrovirus-related Pol polyprotein from transposon TNT 1-94: MSTGKCSSCSVSPLTTLQIGDLQSYLSHLNLFLAPESKKFYVLVDNRPWLEDLVSRPAHIWQLMVTKSRLSPFANTRKKKERRDIGGLFEGKGTSKINTSKSINLKKWFSVIDAASLSKKRALLPVEKLRTSLILNSKLHGTLYGFIVFEVAWSDVRGINYLNELQTDTSLAIEAKFMSRWEFESIGQAAKCISAWFSGTPTERACLKEHLECAIGDVFYDAQDFFAETTNVDDEVDETPCSPCSSFSVYPTTVERSGFTPRTPPPEDGPYKRRKVMSSFGSGSRVDTYSEEDDENFSSPIPSHVRYASDCEEAIEDTQYRDVLILFRFNDHDLPFKLKEIITSDLRLLTLLESGLPSWVIFFQSYPVFCKFYRPWMCPLVRALYVLISIVTVLIGFYDLYKNVPVLKAMASHFCGPLLDWIDTWEMVSRIKYLGTMLFLQNSQKAIEWLLKTSRTIRSFFRVLTQPVAGPIVVLWEFLVPFLDTFAQVAESFCTLIWVTAESSFGLLESLAETVLLPLWFILSLLWNIVASFLYPIFWILWEILYAPLRLVLGICNLIVYIFSNVYAMIGDIWFFISSIFQLASTADATVNAEVSLWRTLWNDLFSQIFRAVRSILNGFVAFFAACNRHRLSIYNHVLELIQRLAQRPHRFQPTDSGQRGQESESPNLARVLRYKEMASKLIASELAKTERLNGTNYDMWSRKIRYGLIHDNLESAIEEAAPKLGKEATDAEKKEFDTWKLCDKKAKSLMLMFMDDNLIKVFEVYTTAKDMWDAIKEKYDTTSEVNVQLLLHRYNTCKMKENENVIDHCNKMIVMAKDLAAAGNELSENMQIDGILNSLPRSLDMVATTLRHSGKINKVDDLPSALAVEQDLVNSRKEPELNIVQEDESNIARGYPKNHHKNQNRIGPSKGKNFKPQKWQKKVPQDACYTCGKYGHFKANCTQKQGNKGGDKRPEKGGPQKYEFVGVIECNAAHVATDVSGWWIDSGATHHISKTKDGLTEFTELKKGEKRVFMGNNTYLEVVGIGTYKLDVGNSIMVLKNVLYAPGMRRNLISVHALTKNGLEVRFYNGRVSIGRDKNVFAMGRLEPDHELFKLPVVIDNEMNKNAISDYSLSYNICMYDMWHYRLGHPGINKMEQIIKENLLSRMEVNKSPCEHCIKGKITRKPFKEGQRATELLGLIHSDICGPLSYKTHANKEYYITFIDDYSKYCYVYLISRKSEAFECFKRYKTEVEKQLGKDIKVLRTDRGGEYNSTEFDNYCQEHGIIRHKTMSFTPQQNGVAERKNRTLLNVVRCLLSHSGLTKRFWGDALLTTNYTLNRIPTKSVESTPYEIWTGRKPDLSEMRKWGCIAHVMIPYQNRDKLDFRTLKCNFIGYSEPSKGYVFYNKEKGMIESRDATFLENSEEQEDIIEEQNPLSIIDDDHDTKELPRDNTIGENEPNSIIGVKRTREPPAWMDDYYVYNIEASCFSVDMEIGDPIDPKTFTEAMKSPESTLWLNAMRDELDSIEKNNVI; this comes from the exons atgtctACGGGAAAGTGCAGCAGCTGCTCTGTTTCTCCCTTGACAACTCTTCAAATTGG GGACTTGCAGTCCTATCTTTCACATCTTAACCTTTTCCTGGCTCCTGAAAGTAAAAAATTCTATGTCTTGGTGGACAACCGCCCTTGGTTGGAAGACCTCGTCTCCCGTCCTGCGCACATATGGCAACTGATGGTCACAAAG TCTAGGTTGTCCCCCTTTGCGAACACTAGGAAAAAGAAGGAGAGAAGAGATATTGGAGGTTTGTTTGAAGGGAAGGGTACATCTAAAATAAATACCAGCAAATCCATAAACTTAAAAAAGTGGTTCTCAGTAATTGACGCTGCTTCCTTATCTAAGAAAAGAGCCTTGTTGCCTGTGGAAAAACTGAGGACCtcattaattttaaatagtAAGTTGCATGGGACCTTGTATGGTTTTATTGTCTTTGAAGTTGCATGGTCTGATGTTCGCGGTATCAACTACCTAAATGAACTTCAG ACAGATACATCTTTGGCTATCGAGGCCAAGTTCATGTCAAGATGGGAATTCGAGAGTATAGGGCAAGCTGCTAAATGCATATCTGCATGGTTCTCAGGGACTCCTACTGAGAGGGCTTGTTTGAAGGAGCATCTAGAGTGTGCGATAG GAGATGTCTTCTACGACGCTCAAGATTTTTTCGCAGAGACCACCAATGTAGATGATGAGGTGGATGAAACACCATGCTCACCTTGTAGCAGTTTTAGTGTATATCCAACAACTGTGGAGAGATCAGGTTTTACACCGCGCACACCACCTCCTGAGGACGGGCCTTACAAAAGACGAAAGGTCATGAGCTCCTTTGGTTCTGGATCTAGAGTGGATACATATTcggaagaagatgatgaaaatTTTTCATCACCAATACCTTCCCATGTCCGTTATGCAAGTGATTGTGAAGAAGCTATTGAGGATACCCAGTACAGGGATGTTCTAATATTATTTCGGTTTAATGACCATGACCTTCCATTTAAATTGAAGGAGATAATCACTTCTGATTTGCGACTACTTACGTTGTTAGAGTCAGGTCTTCCTTCATGGGTTATCTTTTTTCAGTCTTACCCAGTATTTTGCAAGTTTTATCGTCCATGGATGTGTCCTCTAGTAAGAGCTCTGTACGTGCTCATATCTATTGTCACCGTTCTGATTGGTTTCTATGATCTATATAAAAATGTCCCTGTTCTCAAGGCCATGGCATCACATTTTTGTGGGCCTCTCTTAGATTGGATTGATACGTGGGAGATGGTATCAAGAATCAAGTACTTGGGTACAATGTTATTTTTGCAAAATTCACAGAAGGCTATTGAGTGGTTGTTGAAGACTTCGCGAACCATTAGATCTTTCTTCCGTGTTCTCACGCAGCCAGTGGCTGGACCTATTGTGGTGTTGTGGGAGTTTCTTGTTCCTTTTTTGGATACGTTTGCACAGGTAGCAGAGAGCTTCTGCACGCTTATATGGGTTACAGCGGAGTCTTCTTTTGGTTTACTGGAGAGCCTTGCTGAGACTGTATTGTTGCCTCTGTGGTTTATACTGTCACTTTTATGGAATATTG TGGCTTCCTTTTTGTACCCTATATTCTGGATTCTTTGGGAAATATTATACGCTCCTCTTCGCCTTGTTCTCGGGATATGCAAtcttattgtatatatatttagcaATGTATATGCTATGATTGGAGATATATGGTTCTTTATCAGTAGCATCTTCCAGCTAGCTTCAACTGCTGATGCTACGGTGAACGCAGAGGTTTCCTTGTGGCGCACTTTATGGAATGACCTTTTTTCTCAG ATCTTTCGAGCTGTTCGGAGCATCTTAAACGGTTTTGTTGCATTCTTCGCAGCCTGCAATCGTCACCGACTAAG TATCTATAATCATGTGCTCGAGTTAATTCAGAGACTAGCTCAACGGCCACATAGATTTCAACCAACTGATTCTGGGCAGAGAGGACAAGAATCGGAATCCCCGAATTT agctagggTTTTAAGATACAAAGAAATGGCGAGCAAATTGATTGCATCGGAACTGGCCAAAACAGAGAGGCTCAATGGCACCAACTATGATATGTGGAGCCGGAAAATTCGATATGGATTAATCCATGACAATCTAGAGAGTGCAATTGAAGAGGCTGCACCAAAATTGGGAAAAGAAGCTACTGATGCTGAAAAGAAAGAATTTGACACATGGAAGCTGTGTGACAAGAAAGCCAAAAGCCTCATGCTGATGTTTATGGATGATAATCTCATTAAAGTTTTTGAGGTCTACACTACTGCAAAAGATATGTGggatgcaatcaaagaaaagtATGACACCACTTCTGAGGTGAATGTGCAGCTCCTTCTGCACAGGTACAACACTTGCAAAATGAAGGAAAATGAAAATGTTATTGATCACTGCAACAAAATGATTGTGATGGCCAAGGACTTGGCAGCTGCTGGTAATGAACTTTCAGAAAATATGCAGATTGATGGGATATTAAACAGTTTGCCTCGCTCTTTGGACATGGTTGCAACAACTCTAAGGCACAGTGGGAAAATTAATAAGGTTGATGATCTTCCAAGTGCACTTGCCGTGGAGCAAGATTTGGTGAATAGCAGAAAAGAGCCAGAGCTGAATATTGTGCAAGAAGATGAATCTAACATTGCTCGTGGGTATCCAAAAAATCACCACAAAAATCAAAACAGAATTGGTCCCTCAAAAGGGAAGAACTTCAAGCCACAAAAGTGGCAGAAGAAGGTTCCACAAGATGCTTGCTACACTTGTGGGAAGTATGGCCATTTTAAGGCTAATTGTACCCAAAAGCAAGGAAACAAGGGTGGTGACAAACGCCCAGAAAAAGGTGGCCCACAAAAATATGAGTTTGTGGGAGTGATTGAATGCAACGCCGCACATGTTGCTACCGACGTTAGTGGTTGGTGGATTGACTCTGGTGCTACCCACCATATTTCCAAAACCAAAGATGGGCTCACTGAATTCACTGAATTGAAAAAAGGGGAAAAGAGAGTTTTCATGGGCAACAACACTTATCTTGAAGTGGTTGGAATTGGCACCTATAAATTGGATGTCGGGAACAGTATCATGGTACTCAAGAATGTGTTGTATGCTCCGGGAATGAGAAGAAACTTGATTTCAGTTCATGCACTGACAAAGAATGGCTTGGAGGTCCGATTCTATAATGGTAGAGTTTCTATTGGTAGGGACAAGAATGTGTTTGCTATGGGAAGGCTTGAACCTGATCATGAATTGTTCAAGCTTCCAGTTGTAATCGATAATGAAATGAATAAGAATGCTATTTCCGATTACTCTTTGTCTTataatatatgcatgtatgaCATGTGGCATTATAGATTGGGACATCCAGGAATAAATAAAATGgaacaaataataaaagaaaatttgttaTCAAGAATGGAAGTGAATAAATCACCTTGTGAACATTGCATAAAAGGAAAAATAACAAGAAAACCTTTTAAAGAAGGACAAAGAGCTACAGAACTCTTGGGTCTGATACATTCAGACATTTGTGGTCCATTGAGTTACAAAACTCATGCTAATaaagaatattatataacatTCATTGATgattattcaaaatattgttaTGTGTATCTTATATCGAGAAAATCTGAAGCTTTTGAATGCTTTAAGAGATATAAGACAGAAGTCGAAAAACAACTTGGAaaagacattaaagttttaagaACTGATAGAGGGGGAGAATACAATTCTACAGAATTTGACAACTATTGTCAAGAACACGGAATAATAAGACATAAGACTATGTCATTtacaccacaacaaaatgggGTGGCAGAAAGAAAAAATAGAACATTATTAAATGTTGTGAGATGTTTGTTGTCTCATTCGGGACTAACAAAAAGATTTTGGGGAGATGCATTGCTTACTACAAATTATACATTAAATAGAATTCCCACAAAATCTGTTGAGTCAACCCCTTATGAAATATGGACTGGAAGAAAACCAGATCTAAGTGAAATGAGAAAATGGGGATGCATTGCACATGTAATGATCCCTTATCAAAATAGAGACAAGTTGGATTTCAGAACTTTGAAGTGTAACTTCATTGGTTATTCGGAACCATCTAAAGgttatgtattctataacaagGAAAAAGGAATGATAGAAAGTAGAGATGCTACTTTCTTggaaaattctgaagaacaagAGGATATTATAGAAGAACAAAATCCTTTGTCAATAATAGATGATGATCATGATACAAAAGAGTTGCCTCGTGATAACACGATTGGTGAAAATGAGCCAAATAGTATCATTGGTGTTAAGAGAACAAGAGAACCGCCTGCATGGATGGATGACTATTATGTGTACAATATTGAGGCGTCTTGTTTCTCAGTAGACATGGAAATTGGTGACCCGATAGATCCTAAAACATTTACTGAAGCAATGAAATCACCAGAATCCACATTATGGTTGAATGCCATGAGAGATGAACTTGATTCAATTGAAAAGAATAATGTAATTTAA
- the LOC108215584 gene encoding glucan endo-1,3-beta-glucosidase 12: MKHTIFSIFITFLISLATFSDGGSVGVNYGRIANNLPSATKVTNLLKTHGLTRVKVYDSDPTVLKSLSNTDIKVTIDLPNELLVSAAKSQAFATSWVRQNVVAYHPSTQIEAIAVGNEVFVDPKKTTRFLVPAMQNVHNALVKFNLHRVIKVSSPIALSALQNSYPASSGSFKPELIGSVIRPMLDFLRQTGSDLMVNAYPFFAYEANSDVIPLDYALFRPNPGMVDAGNGLRYFSLFDAQIDAVFAAMSALKYDDVNIIVTETGWPSKGDVSEIGASVENAASYNGNLVRRVLTGGGTPLRPKADLTVYLFALFNENQKFGPTSERNYGLFYPDEKKVYDVPFTVEGLKSYRDGRAPVTGGRRVSTPVGNMTVSVNGQTWCVANKDAGKDKLQGGLDYACGEGGADCHPIQPGSTCYDPNTLEAHASFAFNSYYQKKGRVGGTCFFGGAGYVVTQPPRFGKCEFPTGY; encoded by the exons ATGAAACACACCATCTTCTCCATCTTCATCACATTCCTCATCTCCCTAGCCACATTCTCAG aTGGTGGATCAGTAGGAGTGAACTACGGGCGCATAGCAAACAACCTCCCCTCCGCAACCAAAGTAACCAATCTCCTCAAAACCCACGGGCTCACCCGGGTCAAAGTCTATGACTCCGACCCGACTGTGCTCAAGTCACTCTCCAACACCGACATTAAAGTCACCATTGACCTCCCCAACGAGCTTCTCGTTTCCGCAGCCAAGTCTCAGGCCTTTGCCACGTCATGGGTCAGACAAAACGTCGTCGCTTACCACCCGTCTACCCAAATCGAGGCCATCGCCGTCGGAAATGAGGTCTTTGTTGACCCGAAGAAAACGACCCGGTTTTTAGTACCCGCCATGCAAAATGTCCATAATGCCCTCGTTAAATTTAATCTCCACAGGGTCATCAAAGTCTCCTCTCCCATAGCTCTCTCCGCTTTGCAGAACTCGTACCCGGCCTCATCCGGGTCGTTCAAACCCGAACTAATCGGGTCGGTTATCCGACCCATGCTGGATTTTCTCCGACAAACCGGGTCGGATCTTATGGTCAATGCCTACCCGTTTTTCGCCTACGAGGCGAACTCCGACGTCATTCCCCTTGACTACGCGCTTTTCCGGCCAAACCCCGGCATGGTCGACGCCGGAAACGGCCTCCGTTACTTCAGCCTCTTCGACGCCCAAATCGACGCCGTTTTCGCGGCAATGTCGGCGTTGAAATACGACGACGTCAACATCATTGTCACGGAGACGGGATGGCCGTCGAAAGGTGACGTCAGCGAAATCGGCGCGAGCGTCGAGAACGCCGCGAGTTATAACGGCAACTTAGTCCGACGTGTACTAACGGGCGGTGGGACCCCCTTGAGGCCCAAAGCAGATCTAACCGTTTATCTGTTCGCTTTATTTAACGAGAACCAAAAGTTCGGGCCCACATCCGAGAGGAACTACGGCCTTTTTTACCCGGATGAAAAAAAAGTTTACGACGTGCCTTTTACCGTGGAGGGGCTAAAAAGTTACCGCGACGGACGGGCGCCGGTGACGGGTGGCCGGAGAGTGTCGACGCCGGTGGGGAACATGACGGTGAGTGTGAATGGGCAGACGTGGTGTGTGGCGAATAAGGACGCGGGGAAAGATAAGCTGCAGGGAGGTCTAGATTACGCTTGTGGTGAGGGCGGGGCTGATTGCCATCCGATTCAGCCGGGGTCCACGTGTTACGATCCTAACACGCTGGAGGCGCATGCGTCGTTTGCGTTTAACAGTTATTATCAGAAGAAAGGGCGCGTGGGTGGCACGTGCTTTTTTGGTGGTGCTGGCTATGTTGTCACTCAACCTCCCA GGTTTGGAAAGTGTGAATTTCCGACTGGATACTGA
- the LOC108217532 gene encoding clathrin coat assembly protein AP180: MPSKLKKAIGAVKDQTSISLAKVASSTNLEVSILKATTHENIPTEERYVVEVVDLVSSDKSYAKSCARAIGKRIGRTRNWIVALKSLMLVLRIFQDGDPYFPREVLHATRRGGKILSLANFRDESNSSPKDYTAFVKAFALYLDERLDCFLTGKLQRRYTFKDTENGGHRRHQRQNEAIRDMKPPMLLDRIVFWQRLLDRAIATSPTGAARTHRLVLIALYAIVQESFDLYRDISDGLTLLLEGFFQLQYNLCVNAFEACVKASRQYEELIEYYSYCQSLGVGRTSEYPSVETISQELIETLQQFLKDQSAFPAVEKTPEMLALPAPPTPNSSRHETCDSYGGESELSEFSTSRYSGGVSDFGSQCTSLEELMNVTDTVTRQGISIDLETYNTGQFDNHNQQDETLRTSDAGSTHSLPELNAMADFLCLDDWPEQTHKTESEQHQSSASGWDLVLAEAMKQPLHQLDPEESNRNAFPQQEQKEQETSSADNWELVLAETSSQPIQQMPNINFSLDNLYNQSAVFPPEYANNPENQTTLHLEPDKPNNFDPFTEPEHINGQDTSSGQGWQQVLADTATQQSQQQPDFISSEDNMSNQTETTSTVTYNPFLEDLSGLDTVPSIADPTTDAGLENFEPGFQTNDAISAAPMFQETTPAYALPTFQAAAPTFSAQNPNENDPFSDLPTEQMFNASINQQNLLHEQQSWLQQQNEIIAKHMA, from the coding sequence ATGCCGAGCAAGCTTAAAAAGGCTATTGGGGCAGTAAAGGATCAGACCAGCATTAGTCTTGCAAAGGTTGCTAGCAGCACGAACCTTGAGGTTTCGATATTAAAAGCTACGACGCATGAGAATATCCCAACGGAAGAACGTTACGTAGTTGAAGTTGTTGATCTCGTTTCTTCGGATAAAAGTTACGCGAAATCATGTGCCAGAGCCATTGGCAAGAGGATCGGGCGCACCAGGAATTGGATTGTTGCGCTGAAATCATTGATGCTTGTTCTCCGAATATTTCAAGACGGCGATCCTTATTTTCCTAGAGAAGTCCTCCATGCGACGAGACGAGGGGGGAAGATTCTTAGCCTTGCTAACTTTCGCGATGAGTCTAACTCAAGCCCGAAAGATTATACTGCATTTGTGAAGGCTTTTGCTCTGTATCTGGACGAGAGGCTGGACTGCTTCCTTACCGGGAAGCTTCAGAGGCGATACACGTTTAAGGATACGGAGAATGGGGGGCATAGGAGACACCAGAGACAGAATGAGGCTATCCGGGATATGAAGCCACCAATGCTGCTTGACAGGATCGTATTCTGGCAGCGATTGCTTGACAGAGCGATTGCTACGAGTCCGACTGGTGCAGCCAGGACTCACCGGTTGGTCTTGATAGCTCTTTACGCGATTGTGCAGGAGAGTTTTGATCTTTACAGAGACATCTCTGATGGACTCACTCTTCTTCTCGAAGGCTTCTTTCAGTTGCAGTACAATTTATGTGTCAATGCTTTCGAAGCTTGTGTTAAGGCCTCAAGACAATATGAAGAGCTTATCGAATACTATTCGTATTGTCAGAGTTTAGGGGTAGGCAGAACTTCTGAATACCCCAGCGTTGAAACAATATCTCAGGAGCTGATAGAAACATTACAGCAGTTCTTGAAAGACCAATCGGCTTTTCCAGCAGTTGAGAAAACTCCGGAAATGCTAGCTCTCCCAGCACCTCCAACGCCAAACTCCTCGAGACATGAAACTTGTGATAGCTATGGTGGAGAGTCTGAGCTCTCTGAATTCTCCACGAGTAGATATTCCGGGGGAGTTTCTGATTTCGGATCACAGTGTACATCATTAGAGGAACTGATGAATGTCACAGATACAGTAACAAGACAGGGGATTTCCATAGACCTGGAGACTTATAATACTGGACAATTTGATAATCACAATCAACAAGACGAGACACTAAGAACAAGCGATGCAGGTTCAACTCATTCATTACCTGAATTAAACGCAATGGCGGATTTCCTATGTTTAGATGATTGGCCCGAGCAAACACACAAAACAGAATCCGAGCAACATCAGAGTTCAGCTTCCGGTTGGGATCTCGTGCTTGCAGAAGCCATGAAACAACCATTACATCAGCTGGATCCCGAGGAATCAAATAGAAATGCATTTCCTcaacaagaacaaaaagaacaaGAGACAAGCTCAGCAGATAACTGGGAGCTTGTGCTAGCAGAAACCAGCTCACAACCGATACAACAAATGCCAAATATTAACTTTTCACTGGATAATTTGTATAATCAGTCAGCAGTATTCCCACCAGAATATGCAAACAACCCAGAAAATCAGACAACATTACACTTAGAGCCTGACAAACCAAACAATTTTGATCCCTTTACAGAACCCGAACATATAAACGGGCAAGATACGAGTTCAGGACAGGGTTGGCAGCAGGTGCTAGCAGACACTGCAACACAACAATCGCAGCAACAGCCAGATTTCATTTCATCAGAAGACAATATGTCTAATCAAACAGAAACAACTTCAACAGTTACTTACAATCCATTTCTGGAAGACTTGAGCGGATTAGATACTGTACCTAGTATTGCAGATCCAACTACGGATGCTGGTCTAGAAAATTTCGAGCCAGGTTTTCAGACCAATGATGCAATTTCAGCAGCGCCTATGTTCCAAGAAACAACTCCAGCATATGCACTGCCTACATTTCAAGCAGCAGCCCCGACATTTTCAGCTCAGAATCCAAATGAGAATGACCCTTTCTCTGATCTGCCCACTGAACAAATGTTCAACGCGTCCATTAACCAACAAAATTTGTTGCATGAACAACAGTCGTGGTTGCAGCAACAAAATGAGATCATAGCAAAACACATGGCTTAG
- the LOC108219469 gene encoding uncharacterized protein LOC108219469, which produces MHSAAASPPTFSPAETLTEITTLLSPLLTSSLSTKHFTSRWQVIRTNLSSLSSHLSHLSNLSHNSLLDSLLSNVLSTLRLIETLATKCTDDVLTAGKLLTQSDLDIAIGSISKHVDDLDLLVRSGMLQQSSAIVLIEPGIGAGLVELGFYVRDVFARLQIGGIEFKDKAMDSLIQVLKKDEKAGSVVAKEGNVRYLVCLLDYNVDDSLREKVVLAVALLASACEESRKCVFEEGALGPLLRIIESNSVLLSERAVMAVEAITVDPDNAWAVLAYGGVSVLIDVCRYGSIVAQSHALGAITNVALIEEIRICLREEGGVGCIVTLLSSVPAKAANCISVLASVDEDCRDLILQEKGLQALLHLLDELSDLVVLEHVLRAIYSLSSMDTVRLLSLSSSFVIHLSEFIKNGNLVLQHLAVSLLADLSMMSERNKQNIAGCMCYLVKFMETVKPGGLQEVATQSLVLLLTVKSNRKYLIGDDESVMRLVQMLDPKTESVPKKFPVAVISAIMAGGSNGCRKKLVASGACRYLQNLAEMEVAGAKKLLQKLSGNRLKSILSSTWRE; this is translated from the coding sequence ATGCATTCCGCCGCCGCCTCACCGCCGACATTCTCGCCGGCCGAAACCCTAACGGAAATAACAACGCTCCTCTCTCCCCTCCTCACCTCATCTCTCTCCACAAAGCACTTCACATCTCGCTGGCAAGTCATCCGAACaaatctctcctctctctcctctcatctctctcatctctctaaTCTCTCCCATAACTCTCTCCTCGACTCTCTCCTCTCCAACGTCCTCTCCACTCTCCGCCTCATCGAGACTCTCGCCACAAAGTGTACGGACGACGTGTTGACTGCTGGGAAGTTACTGACGCAGAGTGACCTCGATATCGCTATCGGTTCGATATCGAAGCATGTTGATGACCTGGACTTGTTAGTTAGGTCCGGTATGCTGCAACAATCGTCTGCAATTGTGTTAATTGAACCCGGAATTGGTGCCGGATTGGTAGAGCTAGGGTTTTATGTTCGCGACGTTTTCGCGAGGTTACAAATTGGGGGAATTGAGTTCAAAGATAAGGCTATGGACTCGTTGATTCAGGTTTTGAAAAAGGATGAGAAGGCGGGGAGTGTGGTTGCAAAAGAGGGGAATGTAAGGTATTTAGTTTGTTTGCTTGATTATAATGTGGATGATAGTTTACGCGAAAAGGTGGTTTTGGCTGTGGCGTTACTGGCGTCTGCTTGTGAAGAGTCGAGGAAATGTGTGTTTGAGGAAGGAGCTTTAGGTCCTTTGTTGAGGATTATTGAATCGAATTCGGTTTTGTTGAGTGAAAGAGCGGTGATGGCTGTTGAGGCAATTACTGTTGATCCGGATAATGCTTGGGCGGTTTTGGCTTATGGTGGTGTGTCAGTTTTGATTGATGTGTGTAGATATGGGTCTATTGTTGCACAGTCGCACGCTTTGGGGGCGATTACGAATGTTGCATTAATTGAGGAGATAAGGATTTGTTTGAGGGAAGAAGGTGGAGTGGGTTGCATAGTTACTTTGTTAAGTTCGGTGCCAGCAAAAGCTGCGAATTGTATATCAGTTTTGGCATCGGTGGATGAGGATTGTCGTGATTTGATATTGCAAGAGAAGGGGCTACAAGCTCTTTTGCATTTGCTAGATGAATTGTCTGATTTGGTTGTGTTAGAACATGTTTTACGCGCAATTTATTCTCTTTCATCTATGGATACCGTCAGGCTGTTATCGTTATCAAGTAGTTTTGTGATTCATCTGTCAGAATTTATAAAGAATGGGAATTTGGTTTTACAGCACCTTGCTGTTTCCTTATTGGCTGATTTGTCGATGATGAGTGAAAGGAATAAGCAAAATATTGCCGGATGTATGTGTTATTTGGTGAAATTTATGGAGACAGTAAAGCCGGGTGGATTGCAGGAGGTGGCGACACAGTCACTTGTTTTGCTGTTGACTGTGAAATCGAATCGAAAGTATTTGATCGGTGATGACGAGAGTGTGATGAGATTGGTTCAGATGTTGGATCCCAAGACTGAGTCAGTACCCAAGAAGTTTCCAGTGGCAGTGATATCGGCCATTATGGCCGGAGGGAGTAATGGTTGTAGAAAGAAGCTTGTGGCTTCCGGTGCTTGCAGATATCTACAAAATTTGGCAGAAATGGAGGTGGCCGGAGCCAAAAAACTATTGCAAAAATTATCTGGAAATAGGCTCAAGAGTATACTAAGCAGTACTTGGAGGGAATAG